One genomic window of Danio rerio strain Tuebingen ecotype United States chromosome 24, GRCz12tu, whole genome shotgun sequence includes the following:
- the LOC137489265 gene encoding uncharacterized protein isoform X1 yields MAFQTSGAIGDLLMSELHTPKFFDNPRCKTEIAIAMTADQKYPSDTPSTMCFQLEDDQSRMEEPVVKPKKKSFFKLPSFLRAHPKNVQSSQTPDSSNDELKEKRKKKSRLASFFRACRKHMKISCLTSNKEEMEEEEQKVLPNSPDKGTDDDSLCCSTFEICLDVNSVVIHEIRSVEDEMDVSKGEITLTHTDLSCREQEEEKEDRIMEEEVKDKKKRRRRKKVEKVEEPVMEKEEEKIKEEDGGKERKIKEEEIHETMMEKEVDKIEEEDGRKKRRRRKKVEKVEEPVMEKEEEKIKEEDGGKERKIKEEEIHETMMEKEVDKIEEEDGRKKRKRRMKEEKKERRSRRKEEKEMSRIKEEKESEENEEDIEMMDLKVEIKDEEEVKKRNRKRKISSRMSRRMMRKRNKRRRMRG; encoded by the exons ATGGCTTTTCAAACTAGCGGAGCTATTGGTGATTTGCTGATGTCCGAGCTACATACCCCGAAGTTTTTTGACAATCCACGGTGTAAGACCGAGATTGCCATCGCTATGACTGCGGACCAGAAATATCCCAGTGACACACCGTCAACAATGTGTTTCCAACTGGAGGACGACCAATCGAGAATGGAGGAACCAGTGGTGAAGCCGAAGAAAAAGAGCTTCTTTAAACTGCCCTCTTTCCTCAGAGCTCACCCGAAAAATGTGCAGTCCAGTCAAACACCTGACAGCTCCAATG ATGAGCTGAAAGaaaagaggaagaaaaagagCCGGCTGGCGTCGTTCTTCAGAGCGTGCAGAAAACACATGAAGATCTCTTGCCTCACGTCCAACAAAGAGGAGATGGAGGAGGAAGAGCAGAAAGTGCTCCCAAACTCTCCAGACAAAGGCACTGATG ATGACTCTCTGTGCTGCTCCACGTTTGAGATCTGTCTGGATGTGAATTCTGTCGTCATTCATGAAATACGCTCTGTGGAGGACGAGATGGACGTCAGTAAAGGAGAAatcacactgacacacactgacTTATCCTGCAGAGAacaagaggaggagaaggaggacaGGATTATGGAGGAGGAGGTGAAAGACAAGAAAAAGAGAAGGAGAAGGAAGAAAGTGGAAAAGGTGGAGGAGCCAGTGATGGAGAAAGAGGAGGAAAAGATTAAAGAGGAGGACGGAGGGAAAGAGAGAAAGATAAAAGAGGAGGAAATACATGAGACAATGATGGAGAAGGAGGTGGACAAGATTGAGGAGGAGGATGGAAGGAAAAAGAGAAGGAGAAGGAAGAAAGTGGAAAAGGTGGAGGAGCCAGTGATGGAGAAAGAGGAGGAAAAGATTAAAGAGGAGGACGGAGGGAAAGAGAGAAAGATAAAAGAGGAGGAAATACATGAGACAATGATGGAGAAGGAGGTGGACAAGATTGAGGAGGAGGATGGaaggaaaaagagaaagagaaggaTGAAAGAGGAGAAAAAGGAGAGAAGGAGCAGGAGGAAAGAGGAGAAGGAGATGAGCAGGATAAAAGAAGAGAAGGAAAGTGAGGAGAATGAGGAGGACATTGAGATGATGGACTTGAAAGTGGAGATAAAGGATGAGGAGGAGGTGAAGAAGAGAAACAGAAAGAGGAAAATCAGCAGCAGGATGAGCAGGAGAATGATGAGAAAGAGAAATAAGAGGAGGAGAATGAGAGGATGA
- the LOC137489265 gene encoding uncharacterized protein isoform X2: MKISCLTSNKEEMEEEEQKVLPNSPDKGTDDDSLCCSTFEICLDVNSVVIHEIRSVEDEMDVSKGEITLTHTDLSCREQEEEKEDRIMEEEVKDKKKRRRRKKVEKVEEPVMEKEEEKIKEEDGGKERKIKEEEIHETMMEKEVDKIEEEDGRKKRRRRKKVEKVEEPVMEKEEEKIKEEDGGKERKIKEEEIHETMMEKEVDKIEEEDGRKKRKRRMKEEKKERRSRRKEEKEMSRIKEEKESEENEEDIEMMDLKVEIKDEEEVKKRNRKRKISSRMSRRMMRKRNKRRRMRG, from the exons ATGAAGATCTCTTGCCTCACGTCCAACAAAGAGGAGATGGAGGAGGAAGAGCAGAAAGTGCTCCCAAACTCTCCAGACAAAGGCACTGATG ATGACTCTCTGTGCTGCTCCACGTTTGAGATCTGTCTGGATGTGAATTCTGTCGTCATTCATGAAATACGCTCTGTGGAGGACGAGATGGACGTCAGTAAAGGAGAAatcacactgacacacactgacTTATCCTGCAGAGAacaagaggaggagaaggaggacaGGATTATGGAGGAGGAGGTGAAAGACAAGAAAAAGAGAAGGAGAAGGAAGAAAGTGGAAAAGGTGGAGGAGCCAGTGATGGAGAAAGAGGAGGAAAAGATTAAAGAGGAGGACGGAGGGAAAGAGAGAAAGATAAAAGAGGAGGAAATACATGAGACAATGATGGAGAAGGAGGTGGACAAGATTGAGGAGGAGGATGGAAGGAAAAAGAGAAGGAGAAGGAAGAAAGTGGAAAAGGTGGAGGAGCCAGTGATGGAGAAAGAGGAGGAAAAGATTAAAGAGGAGGACGGAGGGAAAGAGAGAAAGATAAAAGAGGAGGAAATACATGAGACAATGATGGAGAAGGAGGTGGACAAGATTGAGGAGGAGGATGGaaggaaaaagagaaagagaaggaTGAAAGAGGAGAAAAAGGAGAGAAGGAGCAGGAGGAAAGAGGAGAAGGAGATGAGCAGGATAAAAGAAGAGAAGGAAAGTGAGGAGAATGAGGAGGACATTGAGATGATGGACTTGAAAGTGGAGATAAAGGATGAGGAGGAGGTGAAGAAGAGAAACAGAAAGAGGAAAATCAGCAGCAGGATGAGCAGGAGAATGATGAGAAAGAGAAATAAGAGGAGGAGAATGAGAGGATGA